One segment of Theobroma cacao cultivar B97-61/B2 chromosome 9, Criollo_cocoa_genome_V2, whole genome shotgun sequence DNA contains the following:
- the LOC18590479 gene encoding acyl-lipid omega-3 desaturase (cytochrome b5), endoplasmic reticulum isoform X1 translates to MSPSMQDASFGTMERKGEYVNGVSGINDHSDFDPSAPPPFRIADIRAAIPKHCWVKNPWRSMSYVFRDVGVVFALGPAAVYLNSWFFWPLYWLAQGTMFWAIFVLGHDCGHGSFSDDPILNNVVGHILHSSILVPYHGWRISHRTHHQNQGNVEKDESWVPLPENIYKNLDISTRFLRFTLPFPLFAFPLYLWYRSPGKEGSHFNPYSNLFTPQERKLAMTSTACWTVMVILLAYLSFARGPAQMFKLYGVPYSIFVVWLDLVTYLNHHGHEQKLPWYRGKEWSHLRGGLTTVDRDYGLFNNIHHDIGTHVIHHLFPQIPHYHLVEATKAAKAVIGKYYREPKKSGPIPFHLIKTLVTSLRQDHYVSNTGDIVFYQTDPQLFQLLSPGKSG, encoded by the exons ATGAGCCCTTCAATGCAGGATGCATCATTCGGAACAATGGAGAGGAAAGGAGAGTACGTTAATGGGGTTAGTGGAATCAATGACCACAGTGATTTTGATCCGAGTGCTCCTCCTCCATTCAGGATTGCTGATATCCGAGCCGCCATCCCGAAGCACTGTTGGGTCAAAAATCCTTGGAGGTCGATGAGTTATGTTTTCAGGGATGTCGGTGTGGTTTTTGCTTTAGGACCAGCAGCAGTCTACCTGAATAGTTGGTTCTTTTGGCCACTCTACTGGCTTGCACAGGGAACAATGTTTTGGGCTATATTTGTCCTTGGACATGACTG TGGCCACGGAAGCTTTTCGGACGATCCCATTCTTAACAATGTAGTGGGACATATCTTACATTCTTCAATACTTGTTCCCTACCATGGATG GAGAATAAGCCATAGAACTCATCATCAGAACCAGGGAAATGTGGAGAAGGATGAGTCATGGGTTCCG CTCCCTGAGAATATTTACAAGAATTTAGACATCAGTACGCGATTTCTGAGATTCACTCTCCCTTTCCCCCTTTTTGCGTTCCCCCTATATTTG TGGTATAGAAGTCCAGGCAAGGAAGGATCTCACTTCAACCCTTACAGCAACTTGTTCACCCCCCAAGAGAGGAAGCTTGCAATGACTTCAACCGCTTGTTGGACTGTGATGGTTATTTTGCTTGCCTATTTATCCTTTGCAAGAGGTCCAGCCCAAATGTTTAAGCTCTACGGTGTTCCCTACTCG ATTTTCGTGGTATGGCTGGATTTAGTGACCTACCTAAATCACCATGGCCATGAGCAGAAACTTCCTTGGTACCGTGGCAAG GAATGGAGTCACCTCAGAGGAGGGCTTACAACAGTTGACAGGGATTATGGTTTATTCAACAATATCCACCATGACATTGGCACCCATGTCATCCATCATCTCTTCCCTCAAATCCCTCATTACCACTTGGTAGAAGCG ACCAAAGCAGCTAAAGCAGTGATCGGAAAATACTATCGGGAACCAAAGAAATCTGGGCCTATTCCATTTCACTTAATAAAGACTCTAGTCACAAGCCTTAGACAAGACCATTATGTTAGCAACACTGGGGATATAGTATTCTATCAGACTGATCCACAGCTGTTTCAGTTACTTTCCCCTGGCAAATCTGGATGA
- the LOC18590479 gene encoding acyl-lipid omega-3 desaturase (cytochrome b5), endoplasmic reticulum isoform X2, whose amino-acid sequence MSPSMQDASFGTMERKGEYVNGVSGINDHSDFDPSAPPPFRIADIRAAIPKHCWVKNPWRSMSYVFRDVGVVFALGPAAVYLNSWFFWPLYWLAQGTMFWAIFVLGHDCGHGSFSDDPILNNVVGHILHSSILVPYHGWRISHRTHHQNQGNVEKDESWVPLPENIYKNLDISTRFLRFTLPFPLFAFPLYLWYRSPGKEGSHFNPYSNLFTPQERKLAMTSTACWTVMVILLAYLSFARGPAQMFKLYGVPYSEWSHLRGGLTTVDRDYGLFNNIHHDIGTHVIHHLFPQIPHYHLVEATKAAKAVIGKYYREPKKSGPIPFHLIKTLVTSLRQDHYVSNTGDIVFYQTDPQLFQLLSPGKSG is encoded by the exons ATGAGCCCTTCAATGCAGGATGCATCATTCGGAACAATGGAGAGGAAAGGAGAGTACGTTAATGGGGTTAGTGGAATCAATGACCACAGTGATTTTGATCCGAGTGCTCCTCCTCCATTCAGGATTGCTGATATCCGAGCCGCCATCCCGAAGCACTGTTGGGTCAAAAATCCTTGGAGGTCGATGAGTTATGTTTTCAGGGATGTCGGTGTGGTTTTTGCTTTAGGACCAGCAGCAGTCTACCTGAATAGTTGGTTCTTTTGGCCACTCTACTGGCTTGCACAGGGAACAATGTTTTGGGCTATATTTGTCCTTGGACATGACTG TGGCCACGGAAGCTTTTCGGACGATCCCATTCTTAACAATGTAGTGGGACATATCTTACATTCTTCAATACTTGTTCCCTACCATGGATG GAGAATAAGCCATAGAACTCATCATCAGAACCAGGGAAATGTGGAGAAGGATGAGTCATGGGTTCCG CTCCCTGAGAATATTTACAAGAATTTAGACATCAGTACGCGATTTCTGAGATTCACTCTCCCTTTCCCCCTTTTTGCGTTCCCCCTATATTTG TGGTATAGAAGTCCAGGCAAGGAAGGATCTCACTTCAACCCTTACAGCAACTTGTTCACCCCCCAAGAGAGGAAGCTTGCAATGACTTCAACCGCTTGTTGGACTGTGATGGTTATTTTGCTTGCCTATTTATCCTTTGCAAGAGGTCCAGCCCAAATGTTTAAGCTCTACGGTGTTCCCTACTCG GAATGGAGTCACCTCAGAGGAGGGCTTACAACAGTTGACAGGGATTATGGTTTATTCAACAATATCCACCATGACATTGGCACCCATGTCATCCATCATCTCTTCCCTCAAATCCCTCATTACCACTTGGTAGAAGCG ACCAAAGCAGCTAAAGCAGTGATCGGAAAATACTATCGGGAACCAAAGAAATCTGGGCCTATTCCATTTCACTTAATAAAGACTCTAGTCACAAGCCTTAGACAAGACCATTATGTTAGCAACACTGGGGATATAGTATTCTATCAGACTGATCCACAGCTGTTTCAGTTACTTTCCCCTGGCAAATCTGGATGA
- the LOC18590480 gene encoding uncharacterized protein LOC18590480: protein MKLLSSSSSSSSSTVSFDPKLCTSKSATAGCLAGILRRILCSRSLPTHPSDHITEANSVASYKNQQFNAEDKVDASKFTPGIVARLMGLDSLPEISLLKTRANPNSITRSRSMNSADYKQDTDSIHAKHRRVNSTLSFRDMPTYFELENEEYFVLSFEKESEREELRSKRRKCRGGSGELKQRKEEKHKEKENRVEKVKEEKNKGNQQEASKRVLNVLNEEKLNRRIVDKPNQEVAKCNEVNGVYLEKPIVSIRGLEGSKLVDKKGVPDGAKLRKKKKKIQHRVAENVEPECSSEDSSPVSVLDFDQFVIDHDVPTSEEDSKADGSNSRRILSPDLENYGCKSPSNDGNMMEDELRVKNVEGKSLGSRRKDCHSEINLECWGAICRMTEAEVAKSSWSCSKNEDLEDITADIGSKILDQLLDELVISTFGISPMKNLNL, encoded by the exons ATGAAGTtgttatcttcttcttcttcttcttcttcttcaactgtCTCTTTTGATCCCAAACTGTGCACTTCAAAGAGTGCAACTGCTGGTTGCCTTGCAGGGATCCTACGTCGAATTCTTTGCTCCCGTAGTCTCCCAACACACCCTTCTGATCACATTACTGAGGCTAATTCGGTGGCAAGTTACAAGAACCAACAATTCAATGCTGAGGACAAGGTTGATGCTTCCAAGTTCACTCCAGGGATTGTAGCAAGACTAATGGGCTTGGATTCCTTGCCTGAAATCAGCTTACTTAAGACACGAGcaaatccaaattcaattaCAAGAAGCCGGTCTATGAATTCAGCAGATTATAAGCAAGATACTGATTCAATCCATGCCAAGCATAGACGAGTAAACTCTACATTGTCGTTCCGCGATATGCCTACCTACTTCGagcttgaaaatgaagaatatTTTGTGCTCAGCTTTGAGAAGGAAAGTGAAAGGGAAGAGCTGAGATCCAAGCGAAGAAAATGTAGAGGAGGGAGTGGAGAATTgaagcaaagaaaagaagagaaacatAAGGAGAAGGAAAACAGAGTGGAGAAGgtaaaagaggaaaagaataaGGGAAATCAGCAAGAGGCTAGCAAAAGGGTATTAAATGTGTTGAATGAGGAAAAGCTGAACAGAAGAATTGTTGATAAGCCTAATCAGGAAGTAGCCAAATGCAACGAAGTTAATGGTGTCTACTTGGAGAAGCCAATTGTCAGCATTAGGGGTCTAGAGGGCTCAAAACTTGTGGACAAGAAAGGAGTGCCTGATGGAGCAAaattgaggaagaaaaagaagaaaatacaGCATCGTGTAGCTGAAAATGTAGAGCCTGAATGTAGCTCAGAAGATTCCAGCCCGGTTTCTGTTCTTGATTTTGATCAATTCGTCATTGATCATGATGTTCCTACATCAG AGGAAGATTCAAAAGCAGATGGGTCTAACTCAAGAAGGATATTATCACCAGACCTGGAAAATTATGGGTGCAAATCTCCTAGCAATGATGGTAATATGATGGAAGATGAGCTAAGGGTAAAAAATGTTGAAGGCAAAAGTTTGGGGTCAAGGAGAAAAGATTGCCACAGTGAGATAAACTTGGAATGTTGGGGTGCAATTTGCAGGATGACTGAAGCTGAGGTGGCTAAATCAAGTTGGTCATGCTCAAAGAATGAAGATCTTGAAGATATTACTGCAGATATTGGGTCAAAAATTCTAGACCAATTGTTAGATGAGCTGGTAATTTCAACCTTTGGGATCTCTCCCATGAAGAATTTGAACTTGTAA
- the LOC18590481 gene encoding zinc finger CCCH domain-containing protein 66, producing MCSGSKRKPTQTGFVMEGESHKEDMLPQKFSVLLEFSASNDLIGFKSAIEEEGHDIDEPSLWYGRRIGLKKMGFEERTPLLIASMFGSKDVVNYIIGSGRVDVNRACGSDGSTALHCAAAGGSFDSAEVVKILLDASADINSVDANGNRPGDLITPACNSAFCLRKKMLEALLRGSGSVGEMEALPAQKGNEMEGQEQQDNSIARVLKDGTEKKEYPVDLTLPDIKNGIYGTDEFRMYTFKVKPCSRAYSHDWTECPFVHPGENARRRDPRKYHYSCVPCPEFRKGSCRQGDNCEYAHGIFECWLHPAQYRTRLCKDETNCSRRVCFFAHKPEELRPLYASTGSAVPSPRSYAANGSSLDMGSMSPLALGSPSVMIPPTSTPPLTPTGTSSPMGGAMWPNQLSIVPPTLQLPGSRLKTALSARDMDLDMELLGLESHRRRQQQQLIDEISGLSSPTSWNNPLSSASAFSATGDRTGELNRFGGVKPTNLEDIFGSLDTTILPQLQGISLDGTAPQLQSPTGVQMRQNINQQLRASYPTNLASSPVRASPSFGIDASSGPTAAAVLSSRSAAFAKRSQSFIERTAVNRHAGFSSPTSSASAMPSNLSDWGSPDGKLDWGIQGEELSKLRKSASFGFRSSGSNLANAAPSMLPTADEPDVSWVQSLVKDTPSAGQFGFDEEQQQCHLNSGGAEMLPAWVEQLYMEQEQMVA from the coding sequence ATGTGCAGTGGTTCAAAAAGGAAACCAACTCAAACTGGTTTTGTGATGGAGGGGGAGTCTCATAAAGAAGATATGCTTCCTCAAAAGTTCTCTGTTTTGCTCGAGTTCTCGGCTTCAAATGATCTGATTGGCTTTAAAAGTGCTATTGAGGAAGAGGGTCATGATATCGATGAGCCAAGCCTGTGGTATGGAAGGAGAATAGGTTTAAAGAAGATGGGGTTTGAAGAAAGAACACCCCTTTTAATTGCTTCCATGTTCGGCAGCAAGGATGTAGTCAATTATATTATTGGAAGTGGCCGTGTGGATGTTAACAGGGCTTGTGGTTCAGATGGGTCCACGGCTCTCCACTGTGCTGCTGCTGGTGGCTCCTTTGATTCAGCTGAGGTTGTCAAGATCTTGCTTGATGCCTCTGCTGATATCAATTCTGTTGACGCTAATGGAAACCGGCCTGGTGATTTGATTACACCAGCTTGTAATTCAGCTTTCTGCTTGAGGAAGAAGATGTTGGAAGCTTTGTTGAGAGGAAGTGGTAGTGTTGGTGAAATGGAGGCTTTGCCTGCtcaaaaaggaaatgaaatggaaGGGCAAGAGCAGCAAGATAACTCAATAGCCCGGGTTTTGAAAGATGGAACTGAGAAGAAAGAGTATCCTGTTGATCTTACTCTTCCAGACATTAAGAATGGGATATATGGGACAGATGAGTTTAGGATGTATACTTTCAAGGTCAAGCCTTGCTCAAGGGCTTACTCTCATGACTGGACTGAGTGCCCCTTTGTTCATCCTGGGGAGAATGCAAGGAGGCGTGACCCTAGAAAATACCATTATAGCTGTGTCCCTTGCCCTGAATTTCGTAAGGGATCATGCAGGCAGGGTGATAACTGTGAGTATGCACATGGTATATTTGAGTGCTGGCTTCATCCTGCCCAGTATCGAACTCGTCTATGCAAGGACGAGACTAATTGCAGCAGGAGGGTCTGTTTCTTTGCTCACAAGCCAGAGGAGCTTCGTCCCTTGTATGCTTCAACAGGTTCGGCAGTGCCTTCCCCAAGATCATATGCAGCTAATGGTTCCTCGCTGGACATGGGTTCAATGAGCCCACTTGCTCTTGGCTCTCCATCTGTTATGATACCTCCAACATCAACACCACCCTTGACTCCTACCGGTACCTCTTCTCCTATGGGTGGAGCGATGTGGCCAAACCAGTTAAGCATCGTACCTCCTACCTTGCAGCTTCCTGGTAGTAGGTTAAAAACTGCACTAAGTGCTAGGGATATGGATTTAGACATGGAACTACTTGGGCTGGAAAGCCATCGTCGCCGCCAGCAGCAGCAGCTAATTGATGAGATATCTGGTCTTTCCTCCCCAACCAGTTGGAACAATCCCTTGTCTTCTGCCTCAGCTTTTTCTGCCACTGGTGATCGAACTGGGGAATTAAATAGGTTTGGAGGGGTGAAGCCCACTAACCTTGAAGATATTTTTGGATCTCTTGATACTACTATTTTGCCGCAATTACAAGGAATCTCACTCGATGGCACAGCTCCTCAGCTGCAGTCTCCCACTGGAGTTCAGATGCGCCAGAATATTAACCAGCAGCTTCGTGCTAGCTACCCAACCAACCTAGCATCCTCTCCTGTGAGGGCATCTCCATCCTTTGGGATTGATGCATCATCTGGGCCCACTGCAGCAGCAGTTTTAAGTTCAAGGTCAGCTGCCTTTGCAAAGCGGAGCCAGAGCTTTATTGAGCGTACTGCTGTAAATCGTCATGCAGGGTTTTCTTCACCAACTTCTTCAGCAAGTGCAATGCCTTCTAACCTGTCAGATTGGGGTTCCCCTGATGGCAAATTAGACTGGGGTATACAGGGAGAAGAGCTAAGTAAACTAAGAAAATCTGCTTCTTTTGGGTTCCGAAGCAGTGGGAGCAATTTGGCAAATGCAGCACCCTCAATGTTGCCAACTGCTGATGAGCCAGATGTGTCTTGGGTCCAGTCTCTGGTGAAGGACACCCCTTCTGCTGGGCAATTTGGTTTTGACGAGGAGCAGCAGCAGTGTCATCTTAACTCCGGGGGTGCGGAGATGCTCCCTGCCTGGGTGGAGCAATTGTACATGGAGCAGGAGCAGATGGTGGCCTAA